Proteins encoded within one genomic window of Macrotis lagotis isolate mMagLag1 chromosome 3, bilby.v1.9.chrom.fasta, whole genome shotgun sequence:
- the LOC141516819 gene encoding olfactory receptor 5M3 produces MLNFTDVTEFILLGLTSHRELQIIFFVTFLIVYIITIVGNVGMIVLIKVSPQLSSPMYFFLSHLSFVDVWFSTNVTPKMLENLISETKTISYANCLVQCFFFIALVHVEIFILAVMAFDRYMAIGNPLLYGSKMSRVVCIRLISFPYVYGFLTSLAATLWTYGLYFCGNIEINHFYCADPPLIKMACGGTYVKEYTMIILAGINFTYSLSVIIISYLFILIAILRMRSAEGRRKAFSTCGSHLTAVIIFYGTLIFMYLRRPTEESVEQGKMVAVFYTTVIPMLNPMIYSLRNKDVKEAMTKVISRTCLVK; encoded by the coding sequence ATGCTTAATTTTACCGATGTGACAGAATTCATTCTTCTTGGACTGACGAGTCACCGGGAATTACAAATCATCTTCTTTGTCACCTTCCTAATAGTTTACATAATCACCATTGTGGGCAATGTGGGTATGATTGTACTAATTAAGGTCAGTCCTCAACTGAGCAGCCCCATGTACTTTTTCCTTAGCCACCTGTCTTTTGTGGATGTGTGGTTTTCTACCAATGTCACCCCCAAAATGCTCGAAAATTTGATATCGGAGACTAAAACTATTTCTTATGCCAACTGTTTAGTTCAGTGTTTTTTCTTCATTGCCCTTGTCCATGTAGAAATCTTCATTCTGGCTGTGATGGCCTTTGATCGTTATATGGCAATCGGTAATCCTTTGCTCTATGGCAGTAAAATGTCAAGAGTTGTCTGTATCCGACTGATCTCTTTCCCATATGTATATGGCTTCCTCACTAGTTTGGCAGCAACATTGTGGACTTATGGGTTGTATTTCTGTGGGAATATTGAAATCAACCACTTCTATTGTGCAGATCCTCCACTCATCAAAATGGCCTGTGGTGGAACATATGTAAAGGAATATACAATGATCATACTTGCTGGTATTAACTTCACTTACTCCCTGTCTGTCATAATTATTTCTTATCTGTTTATTCTCATCGCTATCCTTCGAATGCGTTCtgcagaaggaagaaggaaagcatTCTCCACCTGTGGATCCCACCTAACAGCTGTTATTATATTTTATGGGACTCTCATCTTTATGTATCTCAGACGCCCAACTGAGGAATCAGTGGAGCAGGGAAAAATGGTGGCTGTGTTTTATACCACAGTAATCCCCATGCTGAATCCCATGATCTATAGCCTGAGAAACAAAGATGTGAAAGAGGCCATGACCAAGGTGATCAGCAGAACATGTTTAGTTAAATAA